The Meriones unguiculatus strain TT.TT164.6M chromosome 1, Bangor_MerUng_6.1, whole genome shotgun sequence genome has a segment encoding these proteins:
- the Phf24 gene encoding PHD finger protein 24 — MGVLMSKRQTVEQVQKVSLAVSAFKDGLRDRPSVRRGGEPPGSRRGTVEGAVQEVQEEKEAETSGPVVQEESSINRAAWERLRDGRGVEPEEFDRTRRFTPPAFIRPTRKLDDDKPPEICLEPREPVVNDEMCDICEVWTAESLFPCRVCTRVFHDGCLRRMGYLQGDSAAEVTELAHTETGWSCYYCDNLNLLLTEEEMYSLTETFQRCKVIPDCSLTLEDFVRYRHQAAKRGDSSRALSDEQEEQAARQFAALDPEHRGHVEWPDFLSHESLLLLQQLRPQNSLLRLLTVKERERARATFLARGHGSTISEAECHHARHSWFCKRPAEAPSCNVSISHVGPIADSSPASNSSKSQDKALLPAEQASRSVDWPTFLRENVIYILAARPNSTAIHLKPPG; from the exons ATGGGGGTGTTGATGTCCAAGCGGCAGACGGTAGAGCAGGTGCAGAAGGTGAGCCTTGCTGTGTCAGCCTTCAAGGATGGGCTGCGGGACAGGCCTTCCGTTAGACGTGGGGGTGAGCCCCCAGGGTCCCGCCGTGGCACTGTGGAGGGCGCCGTGCAGGAAgtgcaggaggagaaggaagcagagacgaGTGGCCCCGTGGTCCAGGAGGAGAGCAGTATCAACCGGGCGGCCTGGGAGCGCCTGCGAGACGGGCGTGGAGTTGAGCCTGAGGAGTTTGACAGGACCCGTCGATTCACACCCCCTGCCTTCATCCGTCCCACCCGGAAGCTGGATGACGACAAgcctccagagatctgcctggaaCCTCGGGAGCCT GTTGTCAATGATGAGATGTGTGATATCTGCGAGGTCTGGACTGCCGAGAGCCTCTTCCCATGCAGAGTCTGCACCAGGGTTTTCCATGACGGTTGCCTGCGCCGCATGGGCTATCTCCAAGGGGACAGTGCAGCGGAGGTGACCGAGTTGGCCCATACAGAAACGGGCTGGAGCTGCTACTACTGT GACAACCTTAACCTGCTGCTCACTGAGGAGGAGATGTACAGCCTCACAGAGACCTTCCAGCGGTGTAAGGTCATCCCCG atTGTTCCCTGACACTGGAAGACTTTGTGCGCTACCGTCATCAAGCAGCAAAGCGAGGGGACAGCAGCAGGGCCCTGAGTGATGAGCAAGAGGAGCAGGCGGCTCGCCAGTTTGCAGCCTTGGACCCTGAGCATCGCGGCCATGTGGAGTGGCCTGACTTCTTGTCCCATGAGTCCCTcctgctgctgcagcagctgcgTCCCCAG AACTCCCTATTGAGGCTTCTTACAGTCAAGGAGAGGGAACGGGCCCGAGCCACCTTCCTGGCACGGGGCCATGGGAGCACCATCAGTGAGGcagagtgccaccatgcccggcacTCTTGGTTCTGTAAACGCCCTGCAGAGGCTCCTTCGTGCAATGTCAG TATTAGCCATGTGGGTCCCATAGCAGACAGCAGCCcagccagcaacagcagcaagagTCAGGATAAGGCCCTGCTGCCCGCAGAGCAGGCATCTAG ATCTGTGGACTGGCCCACCTTCCTAAGAGAGAATGTCATCTACATCTTGGCTGCTCGTCCTAACAGCACAGCAATTCACCTGAAACCCCCAGGATAG